From one Triticum urartu cultivar G1812 chromosome 3, Tu2.1, whole genome shotgun sequence genomic stretch:
- the LOC125542839 gene encoding uncharacterized protein LOC125542839 (The sequence of the model RefSeq protein was modified relative to this genomic sequence to represent the inferred CDS: added 39 bases not found in genome assembly), translated as MAHNFVPDAWGWITSLPPFSQWRTNTMSLCICATPSASASSQPTSMTLSVAKTPPTQPSYLTFSISANYREPIFLWTSKPVHLKTKAQQSLDEQDMVQLFVDIVNQVLWYGPDNSSKPSFRFPGAQHLHGGSFSDAFNIVFLSLAFLVCIYEAPRDLRRGCLDSLRTQLTSPKCRGAAKTLVKMLGANLEDQWMQTMNLAVTNWMVEMRSSHHAPRAASPLFSYALQASGLWKVQLYCPVIAMGMEDPAAAAAQDERLLFSLTYQQLEGVVQLAYKTVRRDNWIDIEVKVDNIRCDVDPLVSETLMAERGYGSEEKHFPSRVMLQITPMQQTDVLSVSVSKSSDNPTHEFGIEKGFEGSFDPPNSFGLKASVTESLTLAMKPWKFEQSVHGNTATLNWFLHDGMNGREVCASKPSKLSLLQPRAWFRDRYSNAYRPFTKQGGIIFARDEYGDSVNWKVCGAALGKTMDWEIRGWIWLTYWPNKQRTSHSETRWFEFRECLQLPLTKFP; from the exons ATGGCTCACAACTTCGTGCCTGATGCATGGGGTTGGATCACCAGCCTGCCTCCATTCTCCCAGTGGCGCACCAACACCATGTCCCTCTGCATCTGCGCCACGCCTTCAGCGTCGGCGTCATCACAGCCGACATCAATGACCCTCTCGGTTGCCAAAACACCTCCCACCCAGCCTTCCTACCTCACCTTCTCCATCTCCGCCAACTACCGTGAGCCGATATTCCTGTGGACGTCGAAACCGGTCCACCTGAAAACCAAGGCGCAGCAATCCCTGGACGAGCAAGACATGGTGCAGCTGTTTGTGGACATCGTGAACCAGGTGCTGTGGTACGGGCCGGACAACAGCAGCAAGCCGTCCTTCCGGTTCCCCGGGGCGCAGCACCTCCATGGCGGCAGCTTCAGCGACGCGTTCAACATAGTCTTCTTGTCACTTGCTTTCCTGGTCTGCATCTACGAGGCGCCCCGCGACCTCCGCCGTGGGTGCCTGGACTCACTGAGGACCCAGCTGACCAGCCCAAAGTGCAGAGGCGCTGCAAAGACCCTCGTCAAAATGCTCGGCGCCAACCTCGAGGACCAGTGGATGCAGACGATGAATCTCGCGGTGACCAACTGGATGGTCGAGATGCGGTCCTCACACCACGCGCCCAGGGCAGCGTCACCGCTCTTCTCGTACGCCCTCCAGGCAAGCGGGCTCTGGAAGGTCCAGCTGTACTGCCCAGTGATCGCCATGGGCATGGAGGATcctgcggcagcggcggcgcaGGATGAgcgccttctcttctcactcacTTATCAGCAACTTGAAGGCGTGGTCCAGCTAGCCTACAAAACAGTCAGAAGGGATAACTGGATTGACATCGAGGTAAAGGTGGATAACATAAG GTGCGACGTGGACCCTTTGGTCTCCGAGACCCTCATGGCGGAGCGCGGATATGGTTCTGAAGAGAAGCATTTCCCATCTCGTGTCATGCTGCAGATCACACCTATGCAACAAACAGATGTACTGTCAGTTTCAGTCAGCAAGTCATCCGACAACCCCACCCACGAGTTCGGTATTGAAAAAGGCTTCGAGGGCTCGTTCGATCCCCCAAACTCATTTGGTCTCAAGGCCTCTGTCACTGAAAGCCTCACGCTGGCCATGAAACCCTGGAAATTCGAGCAGTCCGTGCACGGAAACACTGCAACCTTGAACTGGTTTCTGCACGACGGCATGAACGGGAGGGAGGTTTGTGCTTCAAAGCCTTCCAAGCTTTCGCTGCTTCAGCCGAGGGCTTGGTTCCGTGACAGGTACTCAAATGCGTACCGCCCATTCACAAAGCAGGGCGGAATCATTTTTGCCCGCGATGAGTATGGAGACAGTGTAAACTGGAAGGTCTGTGGTGCAGCATTAGGAAAGACTATGGACTGGGAAATCAGAGGCTGGATTTGGCTAACCTACTGGCCAAACAAACAAAGGACCTCTCACAGTGAGACAAGGTGGTTTGAATTC
- the LOC125542841 gene encoding sigma intracellular receptor 2-like, whose protein sequence is MGAVSATADVVVALFSLIMAVAAPLFDSQVVLPRDLYPAPLVDIHRWFAVAFGHYLVADPPPFFLGLVWLDLALLWPVCVANLYGILARRRWSATTSLMAGVYMLTYLSAILGDMLGSGKATLRLLQLYVPFIVVAVIAVLRGLCSWSAPLAAATSVASSAQKKKA, encoded by the exons ATGGGCGCCGTCTCGGCGACGGCGGACGTCGTGGTGGCGCTCTTCTCGCTGATCATGGCGGTGGCGGCCCCGCTGTTCGACTCTCAGGTCGTGCTCCCGCGCGACCTCTACCCGGCGCCGCTCGTGGACATCCACCGGTGGTTCGCCGTCGCGTTCGGGCACTACCTCGTCGCCGACCCGCCGCCTTTCTTCCTCGGCCTCGTCTGGCTCGACCTGGCCTTGCTGTGGCCCGTCTGCGTCGCCAACCTCTACGGCATCCTCGCGCGCCGCCGCTGGTCGGCCACCACCTCGCTCATGGCGGGGGTCTACATGCTCACCTACTTG TCCGCCATACTCGGCGACATGTTGGGCTCAGGAAAAGCAACGCTGAGGCTGCTTCAGCTGTATGTTCCGTTCATCGTGGTTGCTGTAATTGCAGTTTTGCGTGGTCTCTGCTCATGGTCAGCGCCGTTAGCTGCTGCAACATCGGTTGCATCTTCAGCTCAGAAGAAGAAAGCCTAG
- the LOC125542840 gene encoding serine carboxypeptidase-like 17, protein MKHMSHGLALGVGFLLLLIVAVTAQSEKNKTTVVSHLPGFHGPLPFSLETGYVQVDDSNGVRLFYYFVQSERSPAEDPVLLWLTGGPGCSAFSGLVYEIGPLSFQPADSYTGGPPELVYRPDSWTKVANVIFLDSPVGAGFSYSATDQGYKSCDTQAVDQIVIFLTKWYEDHPQFLLNPLFIAGDSYSGLIAPPLTFQIAKGIEMGYKPLLNLKGYIIGNPLTDHKFDLPARVPYAHRMGLISDEQYEIYRESCGVDTGMNRNIQCKNCHDAIDKCLKGINIHHILEPECSAEYNGNSDSGRTLLDFGSAELGLSDISSECREKGYSMSGIWANNMAVRKALGVHKGTVPVWLRCNHGTPYTTDIRSSVEYHRSLTSKGYRSLIYSGDHDMTVPFIGTQAWIRFLGFAVVDEWRPWYATGQVAGFTTLYANNLTFATIKGGGHTAPEYRPKECLAMVDRWLSGRPL, encoded by the exons ATGAAACATATGAGCCATGGCTTGGCACTGGGAGTGGGctttctcctcctcctcatcgtcgccGTCACCGCACAAAGTGAGAAGAACAAGACCACTGTGGTGAGCCATCTCCCTGGCTTCCATGGGCCTCTTCCCTTCTCCCTGGAGACAGGGTATGTGCAAGTGGACGATAGCAATGGCGTCCGCCTCTTCTACTACTTCGTTCAGTCGGAGAGGAGCCCCGCGGAGGACCCCGTCTTGCTCTGGCTCACCGGCGGCCCCGGGTGCTCCGCCTTCTCCGGCCTTGTCTACGAGATCG gTCCTCTCAGCTTTCAGCCTGCAGATTCTTACACCGGTGGTCCGCCAGAGCTGGTGTACAGACCGGATTCTTGGACCAAG GTTGCCAATGTAATCTTTCTGGATTCCCCCGTTGGAGCTGGCTTTTCATACTCTGCAACAGACCAAGGGTACAAGTCCTGCGACACCCAAGCCGTTGACCAAATTGTCATCTTCCTTACCAAG TGGTATGAGGATCATCCACAGTTCTTACTGAATCCACTTTTCATTGCCGGAGATTCGTATTCTGGCTTAATTGCGCCACCGCTAACCTTTCAAATTGCTAAGG GTATAGAAATGGGTTACAAGCCACTTCTTAATCTGAAG GGTTACATCATAGGCAACCCATTAACGGATCACAAGTTCGATTTGCCAGCCAGAGTCCCATATGCCCATAGGATGGGTCTCAtatctgacgaacaatatgag ATATACAGGGAAAGTTGCGGTGTGGACACCGGTATGAACCGAAACATACAATGCAAAAATTGCCATGATGCAATAGATAAG TGTTTGAAGGGCATAAACATACATCACATCCTAGAACCCGAATGTTCTGCCGAATACAATGGAAATTCAGATAGCGGCAGGACGTTGCTTGACTTTGGTAGCGCGGAGCTTGGCTTGTCAGATATTTCTTCGGAGTGCAGA GAGAAAGGATATAGCATGTCTGGCATCTGGGCAAACAACATGGCAGTGAGAAAGGCTCTGGGTGTTCACAAGGGAACGGTTCCTGTGTGGCTGAGGTGCAACCATGGCACGCCATACACCACCGACATCAGGAGCAGCGTGGAGTATCACCGGAGCCTGACCAGCAAAGGCTACCGGAGCCTAATCTATAGCGGCGACCACGACATGACCGTGCCTTTCATCGGCACCCAGGCGTGGATCCGCTTTCTCGGCTTCGCCGTCGTCGATGAATGGAGGCCATGGTATGCCACCGGCCAAGTTGCTGG GTTTACAACGTTGTACGCTAACAACCTCACTTTTGCGACAATCAAG GGTGGTGGTCACACTGCTCCAGAGTACAGGCCCAAGGAATGCTTGGCCATGGTCGATAGGTGGCTCTCCGGCCGTCCTCTCTAA
- the LOC125547947 gene encoding uncharacterized protein LOC125547947: MSLKGYHEASLHPPAAYDAAAAAAATAAAEWDWGEALLDRSAYMVDKKDHKKNHTSACHRFRRSLHDWEVEVEVEVEMQVSLFMAPPPRVSYFCCSASCTDDGDDHGEQEGAPRLFVREPWMIATEGDLALFTLCHGHNRAFYSESSNYDYFLYQAAASLAGSPELTRLPRPQPDMLPAFGSRCFPTGSIGVVRYRSNIPEDDDAYRIAALAYDYFDPSHSGYYLCTYDSKDPRWRRTPAASPHPPPPDDFLSSKVITIRRSGSGSPRGIMGWVDLWSGMLLCDVLAATDDTLCTPLPLHYLTLPEPRQLRTELPLATDIGYHFRDIALANDSGIIRFVDLQVHAEPSPRSQTPSGWTLVTWTLEGLNGGLDALFFRQEHEIHSRDIYGYNLPQSLFVSNPILSSHRDGVLYLLPMPAAKTPTPGCRR; encoded by the coding sequence ATGTCGCTCAAGGGCTACCACGAAGCCTCACTGCATCCGCCGGCCGCGTacgatgcggcggcggcggcggcggcgacggcggcggccgaGTGGGACTGGGGGGAAGCCCTCCTCGATAGATCCGCCTACATGGTCGACAAGAAAGACCACAAGAAAAACCATACCTCCGCCTGCCATCGATTCCGGAGGAGCCTGCACGACtgggaggtggaggtggaggtggaggtggagatGCAGGTCAGCCTGTTCATGGCGCCGCCGCCTCGCGTCTCCTACTTCTGCTGCTCCGCCAGCTGCACCGACGACGGCGACGACCACGGGGAACAGGAAGGCGCCCCCCGCCTGTTCGTCCGCGAGCCTTGGATGATCGCCACGGAGGGTGACCTTGCCCTCTTCACTCTCTGCCACGGCCACAACCGTGCCTTCTACAGCGAAAGCAGCAactacgactacttcctctaccaGGCAGCAGCCTCGCTGGCGGGGTCGCCGGAGCTCACCCGGCTCCCGCGACCCCAACCCGACATGCTGCCAGCTTTCGGAAGTCGCTGCTTCCCTACCGGCAGTATCGGTGTCGTGCGTTACCGCAGCAACATCCCCGAGGATGATGATGCCTACAGGATCGCGGCGCTCGCCTACGACTACTTCGACCCCAGCCATTCCGGATACTACCTCTGCACCTACGACTCCAAGGACCCTCGGTGGAGACGCACGCCCGCTGCCTCTCCACACCCACCACCGCCTGACGACTTTCTGTCCAGCAAGGTCATCACCATCCGCCGCTCCGGCTCCGGCTCCCCCCGTGGCATCATGGGCTGGGTCGACCTCTGGAGTGGCATGCTCCTCTGCGACGTGCTCGCTGCCACCGATGACACCCTCTGCACCCCGCTCCCGCTCCACTATCTCACCCTTCCAGAGCCGAGGCAGCTGCGAACTGAGCTCCCTCTTGCCACAGACATTGGATACCACTTTCGAGACATCGCCCTAGCCAATGACTCCGGCATCATCAGGTTCGTCGACCTTCAGGTCCACGCCGAACCCAGCCCGCGCTCACAAACTCCTAGTGGCTGGACGCTGGTCACGTGGACCTTGGAGGGGCTCAATGGCGGTCTGGACGCCCTGTTTTTCCGGCAGGAGCACGAGATCCATTCCCGAGATATCTACGGCTACAACCTGCCCCAGTCTCTCTTTGTGTCCAACCCCATCCTCAGCTCCCACAGAGATGGCGTCCTCTACCTCTTACCAATGCCAGCAGCGAAAACACCAACACCAGGATGTCGAAGGTGA